From the genome of Cognaticolwellia beringensis, one region includes:
- a CDS encoding O-acetylhomoserine aminocarboxypropyltransferase/cysteine synthase family protein: protein MKLESIALHEGYKSEETTKAAAVPIYQTTSYTFDNTQHGADLFDLKVPGNIYTRIMNPTTDVLEKRIAAMEGGIGALCVASGMAAITYAIQCLCEVGDNIVSTSELYGGTYNFFAHSLPRQGVEARMISHDDFEAFDNAIDDKTKAVFCESIGNPAGNIVDIARLAQIAHKHGVPLIVDNTVATPYLCRPFELGADIVVHSLTKYIAGHGTSIGGVIVDSGKFDWVANKARFPVMNEPDPSYHNVVYTEAMGPAAYIGRCRVVPLRNTGAALSPMNAFQILQGLETLGLRMDRHCENAEKLAAFLQQHKKVKWVNYAALPDSPYFDACKKITNGKASGILSFGVEGGIEACARFIDALEMILRLVNIGDAKSLACHPASTTHRQLNEQELASAGVSADLIRISVGIEHIDDIIADVTQALEKA, encoded by the coding sequence ATGAAACTAGAGTCAATTGCCTTACATGAAGGTTACAAGTCGGAAGAAACCACTAAAGCTGCCGCTGTTCCGATTTATCAAACCACCTCTTATACTTTTGATAATACCCAGCACGGGGCTGATTTATTTGACCTTAAAGTGCCTGGTAATATTTATACCCGCATTATGAATCCGACTACCGATGTGCTGGAAAAACGTATTGCTGCGATGGAGGGGGGAATTGGCGCGCTCTGTGTTGCCTCTGGAATGGCTGCTATTACTTATGCTATTCAATGTCTTTGTGAGGTTGGGGATAATATCGTCAGCACTAGCGAGTTGTATGGTGGTACTTATAACTTTTTTGCGCATTCTCTACCAAGGCAAGGTGTTGAAGCTCGAATGATTTCACATGATGACTTTGAAGCATTCGACAATGCGATTGACGACAAAACTAAAGCTGTATTTTGTGAATCTATCGGCAATCCTGCAGGCAATATTGTTGATATTGCTCGATTAGCCCAAATAGCACACAAACATGGTGTGCCGTTAATTGTTGATAACACCGTTGCAACTCCTTACTTATGTCGACCGTTTGAGTTGGGTGCAGATATTGTTGTACATTCTCTGACTAAGTACATTGCCGGTCATGGCACATCGATTGGTGGCGTGATTGTCGATTCAGGAAAGTTTGACTGGGTGGCAAATAAAGCTCGTTTCCCTGTAATGAATGAACCTGATCCTTCTTATCATAATGTTGTTTACACTGAAGCCATGGGACCAGCTGCTTATATTGGCCGTTGTCGTGTTGTACCGTTAAGAAATACTGGCGCGGCACTATCTCCTATGAATGCTTTTCAAATATTACAAGGTCTTGAAACTCTCGGTTTACGGATGGACCGTCATTGTGAGAATGCTGAAAAGCTTGCCGCATTTCTTCAACAACACAAAAAAGTTAAATGGGTAAATTATGCGGCTTTACCTGATAGTCCTTATTTTGATGCTTGTAAAAAGATTACCAATGGCAAAGCCTCCGGCATTTTAAGTTTTGGCGTCGAAGGTGGCATTGAAGCTTGTGCGCGTTTTATTGATGCGCTTGAAATGATCCTACGACTGGTAAACATTGGCGATGCAAAATCACTTGCATGTCATCCTGCGTCAACCACACATAGGCAGTTGAATGAACAAGAATTAGCTTCTGCAGGTGTTAGTGCAGATTTGATCAGAATTTCGGTTGGTATTGAGCACATCGACGATATTATTGCTGATGTTACCCAAGCGTTAGAAAAAGCTTAA
- the tnpA gene encoding IS66 family insertion sequence element accessory protein TnpA, with protein MNNQQKIKHWQNIFEQQQDSDLTIIQFCRDNNINVSTFYGWRKRLSDKTQPIEPQQVIPFVIHEQSLTQPSMIKLSTPSGYQVDFESTLSHQALTQLLSAL; from the coding sequence ATGAATAATCAACAAAAAATAAAACACTGGCAAAACATCTTTGAACAGCAGCAAGATAGTGATTTAACTATCATTCAATTTTGTCGCGACAACAATATTAACGTGTCTACCTTCTATGGTTGGCGTAAACGCCTTTCTGATAAAACCCAACCAATTGAACCGCAACAGGTGATCCCCTTTGTTATTCATGAGCAGTCTTTGACACAACCTTCCATGATTAAACTCTCCACGCCCAGTGGCTACCAAGTAGATTTTGAGTCGACCTTAAGCCATCAAGCCTTAACGCAACTATTGAGTGCGCTGTAA
- the tnpB gene encoding IS66 family insertion sequence element accessory protein TnpB (TnpB, as the term is used for proteins encoded by IS66 family insertion elements, is considered an accessory protein, since TnpC, encoded by a neighboring gene, is a DDE family transposase.): MHSPSQVYLVTGFTDMRKSINGLSIIVSETLLLDPLSQAWFVFCNKQRDKLKILFWDTNGFWLYYRRLEQGRFQWPKYGEACAAMSIEQRQLQWLLSGLAVTSQTRHPTLSGLSVM; encoded by the coding sequence ATGCATTCCCCAAGCCAAGTTTATTTGGTTACCGGCTTCACTGACATGAGAAAATCAATCAATGGTCTTAGCATTATAGTCAGCGAAACCTTATTACTCGATCCTTTGAGTCAAGCTTGGTTTGTTTTTTGTAATAAACAGCGCGATAAATTAAAAATATTATTTTGGGATACTAATGGTTTTTGGCTTTATTATCGTCGTTTAGAGCAAGGACGATTTCAATGGCCAAAATACGGCGAAGCATGTGCTGCAATGAGCATTGAACAGCGCCAACTTCAATGGTTATTATCCGGTTTGGCGGTGACGAGCCAGACTCGACATCCCACATTATCAGGCTTGTCTGTGATGTAA
- a CDS encoding AraC family transcriptional regulator has product MNKADNFEVELVSFPETAVAVYEHRAAPSLLGNSIAQFISWRKENGLSPTKSKTFNIIYDDPGVTANANFRFDLACTIKKAVEENKQGVISKVIPAGQCAKVRLIGGDEKLAAVINFLYHQWLSESSLALRDFPLFLERVSFYPEVTEADSIMDIYLPIHKIDE; this is encoded by the coding sequence ATGAATAAAGCAGACAACTTTGAAGTTGAATTAGTCAGCTTTCCTGAAACAGCTGTTGCGGTTTATGAGCACAGAGCTGCGCCAAGTTTGTTAGGTAATAGTATTGCGCAATTTATCAGTTGGCGAAAAGAAAACGGCTTGTCGCCAACTAAAAGTAAAACGTTCAATATTATTTATGATGATCCGGGCGTTACTGCTAACGCAAATTTTCGTTTTGATTTAGCTTGTACGATAAAAAAGGCGGTTGAAGAAAATAAGCAGGGTGTTATTAGTAAAGTAATCCCTGCGGGACAATGTGCAAAGGTACGGCTTATTGGCGGTGATGAAAAGTTAGCGGCTGTGATCAACTTTTTATATCATCAGTGGTTAAGCGAATCGAGCTTGGCACTAAGAGATTTTCCGCTCTTTCTAGAGCGAGTGTCTTTTTATCCAGAGGTAACTGAGGCAGACTCAATTATGGATATTTATTTACCTATCCATAAAATTGACGAGTAA
- the tnpC gene encoding IS66 family transposase: protein MTDDTQLLTLQNQLAQMQVQIDALKKDKAVWQEDKVEMQTRIDHLLAELKLSKSQKYGRKSEKAPRGTFNEAEQHKTSEPPKHHKKGKQSLAKHFEREDVEHTLTELACTCCGEQMHHCGSEDSEQVKIIPAKISVIKHKQFKYACRHCEHEELSCKIITAPKPAQPIPGSIASPEALAAVVTAKYCDALPLYRLVDIFERGGLKISRGTLANWCIKVGVLIKPLVKAMQRHLLGEHSLCADETRVQVLDEGDNPSSNSQMWVYRSNEVSKQPVVIYDYQAGRSRACAEAFLRDYQGYLQCDGYSVYDGIEGVIPVGCWAHARRKYDEALKAESKNKGRAHKAISFISQLYKIETQAKNKKLSPQARYQLRQEKALPILTQFKAWLDEASDKVIAGSYIGKAIKYNLNQWHKLIRYVEDGHLGIDNNITERDIRPFTTGRKNWLFSKSVNGAQASAILYSIVMTCRANDINPYYYFQHLFKTLPARQSDDDDFTDLMPWNVHLDFDYS from the coding sequence ATGACAGATGACACACAACTCCTCACCTTACAAAATCAACTTGCCCAGATGCAAGTACAGATTGATGCCTTGAAAAAAGATAAGGCGGTATGGCAAGAAGATAAAGTTGAAATGCAAACGCGTATTGACCATCTACTCGCCGAATTAAAGCTAAGCAAATCACAAAAGTACGGTCGAAAAAGTGAAAAAGCCCCCCGAGGTACCTTCAACGAAGCCGAGCAGCATAAAACGAGTGAGCCTCCCAAACATCATAAAAAAGGTAAACAATCGCTAGCTAAACACTTTGAGCGAGAAGACGTTGAGCACACCTTAACCGAGTTAGCTTGTACGTGTTGCGGTGAACAAATGCATCACTGTGGCAGTGAAGATAGCGAACAAGTGAAAATTATCCCCGCCAAAATCAGTGTGATAAAACATAAACAATTTAAATACGCTTGCAGGCACTGTGAGCATGAAGAGCTAAGCTGTAAAATAATAACTGCGCCTAAACCAGCTCAACCTATTCCTGGTAGTATCGCGAGTCCTGAGGCCTTAGCCGCAGTAGTTACTGCTAAATACTGTGATGCACTGCCGCTGTATCGTTTAGTTGATATCTTTGAGCGCGGCGGTTTAAAAATATCCAGAGGAACCCTAGCCAACTGGTGCATTAAGGTCGGCGTACTCATTAAGCCATTAGTCAAAGCAATGCAGCGCCACTTACTTGGTGAGCATAGTTTATGTGCGGATGAAACGCGTGTACAAGTCCTTGATGAAGGTGATAATCCAAGTAGCAATTCACAAATGTGGGTTTATCGCAGTAATGAAGTCAGTAAACAGCCAGTGGTTATTTACGACTATCAAGCGGGTCGTAGTCGTGCTTGCGCAGAAGCGTTCCTCAGAGATTATCAAGGATATTTACAATGCGATGGTTACAGTGTTTATGACGGTATTGAAGGCGTTATTCCTGTGGGATGTTGGGCGCACGCTAGACGTAAATATGATGAAGCCTTAAAAGCAGAGTCGAAAAATAAAGGCCGTGCGCATAAAGCGATCAGCTTTATCAGTCAATTATATAAAATAGAAACTCAAGCGAAGAACAAAAAGTTATCACCACAAGCACGGTATCAATTACGACAAGAAAAAGCCCTGCCGATTTTAACACAATTCAAAGCATGGCTTGATGAAGCCAGTGATAAAGTGATCGCGGGGAGTTATATTGGCAAAGCAATAAAATACAATCTCAACCAGTGGCATAAACTGATTAGGTACGTTGAAGATGGTCATTTAGGGATTGATAATAATATCACTGAACGAGATATTCGGCCGTTTACAACAGGTAGAAAAAACTGGTTATTCTCAAAATCAGTCAATGGTGCACAAGCAAGTGCGATACTTTATAGTATTGTCATGACGTGCAGGGCCAATGACATCAATCCATATTATTACTTCCAGCATTTATTCAAAACATTGCCCGCACGTCAAAGTGACGATGATGATTTTACCGATCTAATGCCATGGAATGTGCATCTAGACTTCGATTATAGCTAA
- the msrA gene encoding peptide-methionine (S)-S-oxide reductase MsrA, whose amino-acid sequence MKKILSLVLTSSVLFYASLSSAAETEKAILAGGCFWCMESDFEKLPGVTAVVSGFTGGNIKNPTYNGNHTGHYEAVEITYDPKVVSYQGILDHYWVNIDPFDAKGQFCDKGPSYLSAIFVASDQERKLAEKTKAAVITEFPNQTVVTPILNASTFYPIKGDESYHQDYYKNNPIRYNTYRWRCGRDSRLEDIWGERATHSK is encoded by the coding sequence ATGAAAAAAATATTATCCTTAGTTTTAACATCCTCAGTACTTTTTTATGCATCGCTCAGCTCTGCAGCAGAAACTGAAAAAGCCATTTTAGCTGGTGGTTGTTTTTGGTGCATGGAATCTGACTTTGAAAAACTCCCTGGCGTTACCGCTGTTGTATCAGGTTTTACTGGTGGAAATATTAAAAACCCGACCTATAACGGTAATCATACCGGCCATTATGAAGCCGTCGAAATAACTTACGATCCGAAAGTAGTAAGCTACCAAGGCATACTCGATCATTACTGGGTGAACATTGATCCTTTTGATGCCAAAGGCCAATTTTGTGATAAAGGCCCAAGCTACCTAAGTGCCATATTTGTTGCTAGCGATCAAGAACGTAAATTGGCTGAAAAAACAAAAGCTGCTGTAATAACAGAGTTTCCCAATCAAACAGTTGTTACGCCTATATTAAACGCGAGTACGTTTTATCCTATAAAAGGTGATGAAAGCTACCATCAAGATTATTATAAAAACAATCCAATACGTTACAATACCTATCGTTGGCGCTGTGGCCGAGATAGCCGTTTAGAAGATATTTGGGGGGAAAGAGCAACGCATTCAAAGTAA
- a CDS encoding pilus assembly FimT family protein — translation MKLKNTQGFTLIELVLVIVLLGILAATAAPKFINLKSDAIIANLNALEGSLKSANQLVYSKSIVQNETIGDGVISIGNVNVDTYYGSIKADALNIVNAIDSSFTVLTSPTASFTTNWGVYKVPNAGVQIFPNGYDISSNCLLYYIEADENNSAFYSQTTNGC, via the coding sequence ATGAAACTAAAAAATACCCAGGGGTTTACCTTGATCGAGCTAGTACTCGTGATCGTTCTTCTTGGCATACTAGCTGCAACAGCGGCACCTAAATTCATTAACCTTAAAAGTGATGCGATTATTGCTAACCTCAACGCATTAGAAGGCAGTTTAAAATCGGCGAATCAGCTAGTTTATTCAAAATCTATTGTGCAAAATGAAACAATTGGAGATGGAGTCATCTCTATCGGTAATGTAAACGTTGACACTTATTATGGTTCAATAAAAGCCGACGCCCTTAATATTGTTAATGCTATTGATTCATCCTTTACGGTACTGACTAGCCCAACCGCCTCATTTACTACCAATTGGGGAGTTTATAAGGTGCCGAATGCTGGAGTGCAAATTTTCCCAAATGGTTATGACATCTCGAGTAATTGCCTATTATATTATATTGAAGCAGACGAAAATAATTCAGCGTTTTATTCACAAACCACCAATGGCTGCTAG
- a CDS encoding CPXCG motif-containing cysteine-rich protein — protein sequence MNQLTEKLIECPYCSETINVLIDSSDIEQQYIEDCQVCCKPINFVVSENADGELIVNVYSEDDTY from the coding sequence TTGAACCAATTAACAGAAAAGCTAATAGAATGTCCTTATTGTTCTGAGACGATTAACGTTCTTATTGATTCATCTGATATAGAGCAACAGTATATTGAAGATTGCCAAGTCTGTTGTAAGCCTATAAATTTCGTGGTTTCTGAAAATGCTGATGGCGAGCTAATCGTTAATGTTTATAGCGAAGATGATACGTACTAA
- a CDS encoding acyl-CoA dehydrogenase C-terminal domain-containing protein, which yields MLSYKAPIADIKFLFEDVFNYYEHYQKHPEFEEATPDLVDAIMEECAKFSENELLPLNQSGDEEGCTFDNGVVTTPKGFKEAYQKFVEGGWPSLPHAVEHGGQGLPASLGMVMSEMMGTANWSWAMYPGLSHGAMNTIHTHGTDEQKELYLTRLIEGSWTGTMCLTEPQCGTDLGQVKTKAEPNGDGTYNLTGTKIFISAGEHDLTENIIHIVLARLPGAPEGTKGISLFIVPKNQTDEQGTIGEFNNVSCGSIEHKMGIKASVTAVLNFDNAKGVLIGPENKGLECMFTFMNTARVGTALQGVCAAELAYQNSLIYAKERLSMRSLSGTKHPEKVADPIIVHPDVRKMLMTQKAISEGGRAMIYYTAKLVDEIENGKSEEERKKADNRLGFITPILKAFLTELGQESANHGLQIFGGHGFIKEWGMEQIVRDTRISTLYEGTTGIQALDLLGRKVLMTRGKSLNAFAKEVLIFCKDKSMISSNPHRRQMNKFIWPLSTTVAKWQQYTIRLGLKAKKDRDVIGSASVDFLMYSGYIVMAYFWAQMAQAAYEKLATDVENRDFYRAKIKTAEFYFERLLPRTKSLAVTMMADPKTLMQLDEELLSFL from the coding sequence ATGCTAAGTTATAAAGCGCCGATAGCAGACATCAAATTTTTGTTTGAAGATGTATTTAATTATTACGAGCATTACCAAAAGCATCCTGAATTTGAAGAAGCAACACCTGATTTGGTTGATGCTATTATGGAAGAGTGTGCAAAATTTAGTGAAAATGAACTCCTTCCTCTTAACCAAAGCGGTGATGAAGAAGGTTGTACCTTTGACAATGGTGTTGTAACAACGCCAAAAGGTTTTAAAGAAGCGTATCAAAAATTTGTTGAAGGTGGCTGGCCTAGTTTACCGCATGCTGTTGAACACGGTGGCCAGGGCTTACCTGCGTCACTTGGTATGGTAATGTCTGAAATGATGGGCACGGCAAACTGGTCATGGGCGATGTATCCAGGTTTAAGTCACGGCGCTATGAATACTATTCACACGCACGGTACTGATGAGCAAAAAGAATTATACCTTACACGACTTATAGAAGGCTCGTGGACCGGTACCATGTGTTTAACCGAGCCGCAATGTGGTACAGATTTAGGTCAAGTTAAAACTAAAGCAGAGCCAAATGGTGATGGTACTTATAACCTTACCGGGACGAAAATTTTTATCTCTGCCGGTGAGCATGACTTAACAGAAAACATTATTCACATCGTATTGGCAAGGTTACCAGGCGCGCCTGAAGGTACGAAAGGTATTTCACTCTTTATCGTTCCTAAAAATCAAACCGATGAACAAGGGACTATTGGCGAATTCAATAATGTTTCTTGTGGTTCAATTGAACACAAAATGGGCATAAAAGCGTCGGTAACGGCAGTACTTAATTTTGACAATGCTAAAGGCGTGTTAATTGGCCCGGAAAATAAAGGCTTAGAATGTATGTTCACCTTTATGAATACCGCGCGTGTTGGTACAGCACTGCAAGGTGTGTGTGCGGCTGAATTGGCTTATCAAAACTCGTTAATCTATGCAAAAGAGCGTTTGTCTATGCGTTCTTTATCGGGTACTAAACATCCTGAGAAAGTGGCTGATCCTATTATTGTTCATCCTGATGTTCGCAAAATGCTCATGACCCAAAAAGCCATCAGTGAAGGCGGCCGTGCGATGATTTATTACACCGCAAAGTTGGTTGATGAAATAGAAAATGGCAAATCTGAAGAGGAGCGTAAAAAAGCCGATAATCGTTTAGGTTTTATCACGCCAATCTTAAAAGCATTTTTAACTGAGCTCGGACAAGAAAGTGCTAACCATGGTTTACAAATTTTTGGTGGTCATGGTTTTATTAAAGAATGGGGCATGGAACAAATTGTTCGTGATACCCGTATTTCAACACTTTATGAAGGTACCACAGGTATTCAAGCGCTTGATTTATTAGGCCGTAAAGTACTGATGACGCGTGGTAAATCTTTAAATGCATTTGCAAAAGAAGTGCTTATTTTCTGTAAAGACAAGAGTATGATCTCGAGTAATCCACATAGACGTCAAATGAACAAGTTTATCTGGCCTCTAAGTACTACCGTAGCTAAATGGCAACAATACACTATTCGTTTAGGGCTTAAAGCGAAAAAAGATCGTGACGTTATCGGTTCAGCATCTGTCGACTTTTTAATGTACTCAGGTTATATCGTTATGGCATATTTTTGGGCGCAAATGGCACAAGCTGCGTATGAAAAATTAGCGACTGATGTTGAAAATAGAGACTTCTACCGTGCAAAAATTAAAACGGCAGAATTCTACTTTGAACGTTTATTACCCCGTACTAAGTCTTTAGCTGTAACTATGATGGCAGACCCGAAAACCTTAATGCAGTTAGATGAAGAGTTATTATCTTTCTTGTAA
- a CDS encoding L-cystine transporter gives MSFAVLLMLALFAGLLFSIYLFSKKSKTLSRTVLFGLIVGSVFGLALQFLFSEQPQATQDVLNWVSIVGKGYVGLLKMVIMPLVLVFMIAAVVKLEDQGSLGKISFVSISILLFTTAISALVGIAVTYGFDLNINSLVAGTRETAEMTTIQNKAATVADWTVPQMLLSFIPENPFADLSNARSTSIIAVVIFGVLVGIAARKVMLERSELATPIRTGVNALQATVMNLVKMVIALTPYGVAGLMANVVANSSGNDILNLLSFIVASYVAILIMFIVHGLLLSLVGVNPKEYFTKIWPVMTFAFTSRSSAASIPMNIDVQVNQLKVAPAIANLSASFGATIGQNGCAGIYPAMLAMMVAPSVGIDPMTIEFIIPLVGIIVISSFGIAGVGGGATFAALVVLPTMGLPIEIVALLISIEPLIDMARTTLNVSGAMVSGVITSKIMKVPLAATPALNDIKLTSNN, from the coding sequence ATGTCGTTCGCTGTATTATTGATGCTAGCCTTATTTGCTGGCTTACTTTTCTCTATCTATCTTTTTTCAAAAAAAAGTAAAACCTTATCACGCACTGTACTATTTGGCCTTATAGTCGGTAGTGTATTCGGTTTAGCATTACAGTTTTTATTTTCAGAACAACCACAAGCCACCCAAGACGTTTTAAACTGGGTTTCCATAGTTGGTAAAGGCTACGTTGGGCTGTTGAAAATGGTTATTATGCCCTTAGTACTGGTGTTTATGATTGCTGCGGTAGTCAAACTTGAAGACCAAGGTTCCTTGGGGAAGATTTCATTTGTCAGTATTTCTATTTTGCTATTCACCACTGCCATATCAGCACTGGTTGGTATCGCTGTAACTTATGGTTTTGATTTAAACATAAATAGCCTAGTGGCCGGTACGCGCGAAACAGCAGAAATGACCACCATACAAAACAAAGCTGCTACTGTTGCCGATTGGACAGTACCACAAATGTTGTTAAGTTTTATTCCGGAAAATCCATTTGCCGACTTAAGTAATGCACGCTCAACCTCAATTATTGCGGTGGTTATTTTTGGTGTATTAGTAGGAATAGCTGCACGAAAAGTTATGCTTGAGCGCAGCGAACTTGCGACCCCTATTCGTACGGGTGTAAATGCCTTACAAGCCACCGTTATGAATTTAGTCAAAATGGTAATCGCCCTAACTCCTTATGGTGTAGCTGGACTAATGGCTAATGTGGTCGCAAATTCAAGTGGTAACGATATCCTTAACTTACTCTCGTTTATTGTGGCCTCTTACGTTGCTATCTTAATAATGTTTATTGTGCACGGCTTATTACTGAGCTTAGTTGGGGTTAATCCAAAAGAATACTTTACCAAAATTTGGCCGGTTATGACCTTCGCATTTACTTCACGCAGCTCAGCCGCCTCAATCCCAATGAATATTGACGTACAAGTTAATCAACTTAAAGTAGCGCCAGCCATAGCTAATTTATCAGCATCTTTTGGTGCCACTATCGGTCAGAATGGCTGTGCCGGAATTTATCCCGCCATGCTTGCGATGATGGTTGCTCCTAGCGTTGGAATTGATCCAATGACAATCGAGTTCATAATACCTTTGGTGGGTATTATTGTGATCAGCTCCTTCGGTATTGCAGGGGTGGGTGGCGGTGCTACTTTTGCCGCATTAGTCGTGTTACCTACGATGGGATTGCCTATAGAGATAGTCGCTCTGCTAATTTCAATAGAGCCTTTAATTGATATGGCACGCACTACATTAAATGTCTCAGGTGCAATGGTCTCAGGTGTTATTACGAGTAAAATAATGAAAGTCCCCCTAGCTGCCACACCAGCTTTAAATGATATAAAGTTAACTAGTAATAACTAA
- a CDS encoding DUF1330 domain-containing protein, with the protein MSYERIMGLEVTNDSEYQKYRESMIPILHSFGGSFGFDFKVNEVLKSKTSEPINRVFTIDFPNKEIMDNFFNDPEYLAVKAQYFQSSVKSVTTISMHEKNT; encoded by the coding sequence ATGTCTTATGAGCGAATAATGGGTTTGGAAGTTACTAATGATAGTGAATATCAAAAATATCGTGAGAGTATGATACCAATACTTCATTCATTTGGTGGCAGTTTTGGTTTTGACTTTAAAGTTAATGAGGTTTTGAAGTCGAAAACAAGTGAGCCTATAAATCGCGTGTTTACTATCGACTTTCCGAATAAAGAAATCATGGATAATTTTTTTAATGATCCAGAATATCTTGCGGTAAAAGCTCAATATTTCCAAAGCTCCGTAAAATCAGTTACAACTATTTCTATGCATGAAAAGAACACCTAA
- a CDS encoding DUF4870 domain-containing protein — protein sequence MSESREEYWGMPLNTYCMLIHLSQLTSIIIPGLGFILPIVMWTMNKDKNEEIDKHGKTTMNWLISLFIYSVVCGILVFIFIGIIGLIVLAVLNLVFAIIAAIKANDNQLWHYPLSIKFFK from the coding sequence ATGTCGGAAAGTCGAGAAGAATATTGGGGAATGCCTTTAAATACTTATTGCATGCTGATTCATTTGAGTCAGTTGACTAGTATTATAATACCGGGGCTAGGTTTTATTTTGCCCATTGTAATGTGGACAATGAATAAAGATAAAAATGAGGAGATAGATAAACACGGTAAAACGACAATGAATTGGTTAATTAGTTTATTTATATATTCGGTAGTCTGTGGGATTTTAGTTTTTATTTTTATAGGGATAATAGGCCTTATAGTATTAGCAGTACTTAATTTGGTATTTGCAATTATTGCAGCTATAAAAGCTAACGATAATCAATTATGGCATTATCCTCTTAGCATTAAGTTTTTTAAATGA
- a CDS encoding transposase: MTTARKQLISLVDTPYYHCISRCVRRAYLCGEDKLTGKSFEHRRSWVEDKLITLSQVFAIDICAYAIMSNHTHLVLFIDEASAKAWSSEEVLKRWHQIFKGTLLTQQYCRGESIADYLQPTLNDTVECYRSRLMDISWFMRLLNESVARKANQEDNCTGRFWEGRFKSQALLDESALAACMAYVDLNPVRAGVANTPESSAYTSVKTRVIQAKMGKQPTYLLPFVGNPKNHMPKGLPFVLIDYLELVDLTGRSMREDKPGYITHKHPELLQRLNIGSENWLTLTKDFRKLFHGAVGHTAALTAYYQHHEAKRRQNLKCCEKLLA, from the coding sequence ATGACTACCGCCAGAAAACAACTTATTAGTTTAGTTGATACACCTTATTATCACTGTATTTCACGCTGTGTTCGCCGCGCCTACCTTTGTGGTGAAGATAAACTCACCGGCAAAAGTTTTGAACACCGCCGTAGTTGGGTTGAAGATAAACTAATTACATTAAGCCAGGTATTTGCCATTGATATTTGTGCGTATGCCATTATGAGTAATCATACTCACCTAGTGCTATTTATTGATGAGGCCAGCGCTAAGGCGTGGTCAAGTGAGGAAGTATTAAAGCGTTGGCACCAAATTTTTAAAGGTACGTTGTTAACACAACAATATTGCCGAGGGGAGTCCATTGCTGACTATTTACAGCCAACGTTAAACGATACTGTTGAATGTTATCGCAGTCGGTTAATGGACATTAGTTGGTTTATGCGTTTACTCAACGAGAGTGTCGCTAGAAAAGCCAATCAAGAAGATAACTGTACCGGACGATTTTGGGAAGGGCGTTTTAAATCACAAGCCTTACTTGATGAATCAGCACTTGCGGCTTGTATGGCTTATGTTGATTTAAACCCTGTTAGAGCAGGCGTTGCCAATACGCCTGAAAGCTCAGCCTACACCAGTGTAAAAACGCGCGTTATTCAAGCTAAAATGGGTAAACAGCCGACATATCTATTGCCTTTTGTCGGTAATCCCAAAAACCACATGCCGAAAGGTTTACCGTTTGTGTTAATAGACTACCTCGAATTAGTCGATTTGACAGGGCGCAGTATGCGAGAGGATAAACCCGGATATATAACCCACAAACATCCCGAGCTTCTGCAGCGTTTAAACATCGGCTCAGAGAATTGGTTAACGTTAACGAAAGACTTTAGAAAGCTATTTCATGGTGCAGTAGGTCATACAGCTGCCTTGACCGCTTATTATCAGCACCATGAAGCTAAACGAAGACAAAACCTCAAGTGCTGTGAAAAGTTGTTAGCTTAA